From the genome of Triticum aestivum cultivar Chinese Spring chromosome 3B, IWGSC CS RefSeq v2.1, whole genome shotgun sequence, one region includes:
- the LOC123065321 gene encoding uncharacterized protein: MFESIAAAGVSLRAPRIKLGRLMPAGTRAWHAMFFAILLSLAAYFSVVSCKIEEPTKVIQMERMQIDANHGKERSDGSVGMVSRSLRSTMETTMSQKIKTTGEEEKAIERDVQQPEGADHHRGEFLDKENIRRSDQAEPQDMQARPTWKTLEFPSDTVLLLQCSGDELTVRIRPRLDGFEEYYVRIASGDLSDVCARRLERPSMYDAGPHYHALFWSLPEEEGLVPVPPPEVAQTTLIEEETPERFTFSTDIVVVYRPTTEQKRKIHILAREAVEFRPAVGEELEAVRALGPDSIIFWTKTPYTTYRTFVASQ, encoded by the exons ATGTTCGagtccatcgccgccgccggcgtATCCTTACGTGCACCAAGAATCAAACTTGGCCGCCTTATGCCGGCCGGAACGAGGGCATGGCATGCAATGTTCTTCGCTATACTGCTCTCCCTGGCCGCCTATTTCTCTGTGGTGTCGTGCAAGATCGAGGAACCGACCAAGGTGATCCAGATGGAGCGGATGC AGATCGATGCAAACCACGGAAAGGAACGAAGTGATGGATCGGTAGGCATGGTCTCGAGGAGTCTTAGATCGACCATGGAGACGACAATGAGTCAGAAAATCAAGACCACGGGCGAGGAAGAGAAGGCGATCGAGCGTGATGTCCAACAACCGGAAGGGGCTGATCATCACCGAGGCGAATTCTTG GACAAGGAGAACATCCGGAGAAGCGACCAAGCTGAACCCCAAGATATGCAAGCAAGACCTACGTGGAAAACATTGGAATTCCCAAGTGACACCGTGCTACTGCTCCAGTGCTCCGGTGATGAGCTCACAGTGCGTATCCGGCCGCGTTTGGACGGCTTCGAGGAGTACTATGTGCGCATCGCCAGTGGCGACCTGTCAGACGTTTGTGCTAGACGTCTCGAGAGGCCATCTATGTATGATGCAGGCCCGCACTACCACGCACTGTTCTGGTCGCTCCCCGAGGAGGAAGGCCTGGTACCGGTGCCGCCGCCGGAGGTGGCCCAGACCACACTGATAGAAGAGGAGACGCCGGAGAGATTCACATTCTCCACCGATATTGTGGTGGTCTACCGGCCAACGACCGAGCAGAAAAGGAAGATTCACATCCTGGCGCGCGAGGCGGTGGAGTTTCGACCTGCCGTTGGGGAGGAACTGGAGGCCGTTCGTGCTCTCGGTCCGGACTCTATCATCTTTTGGACGAAAACGCCGTATACAACGTACAGAACTTTTGTTGCCAGTCAATGA